From a single Francisella halioticida genomic region:
- a CDS encoding CTP synthase: MNLNTKIIFVTGGVVSSLGKGVTAASLATLLESRGLNVTMMKLDPYINVDPGTMSPLQHGEVFVTEDGAETDLDLGHYERFIRNKMTQANNFTTGKVYQSVLKRERKGDYLGATIQVIPHITDEIKRRVCMGIADDVDVAIVEIGGTVGDIESQPFLEAIRQLRIELGRNRTLFVHLTLLPYIRVAGELKTKPTQHSVKELRGIGIQADVLVCRCEQKFDENEKRKIALFTNVDQDCIFTAEDVETIYEVPLKYKQQKFDSKLVELLNLNTNEADLSEWQSVVNTIRDVKGQVIIAMVGKYVSLTEAYKSLNEALYNAGYKKSVKVKIKFVDSENITDENVSSYFEGVDAILVPGGFGSRGAEGKITSIKYAREKNIPFLGICLGMQLAVVEYARNMLGLKDAHSSELDHVTTNPVIGLITEWQAKDGTIHQRTHNSDLGGTMRLGSYKCVLKEGSRAREIYQSDEVIERHRHRYEVNNNYVEKLEQAGLIFSGRSEDNNLMELVEIPKHKWFIACQAHPEFTSTPRYGHKLFESYVQAAIENSNN; encoded by the coding sequence ATGAATTTAAATACTAAAATTATTTTTGTTACTGGTGGAGTTGTATCCTCACTTGGTAAAGGCGTTACAGCAGCGTCTTTGGCAACTCTCTTAGAGAGCCGTGGTTTAAATGTTACAATGATGAAACTTGACCCATATATCAATGTTGATCCTGGTACTATGAGCCCACTTCAGCATGGTGAAGTGTTTGTTACTGAAGATGGTGCTGAAACGGATCTAGATCTTGGTCATTATGAGCGTTTTATCCGTAATAAGATGACTCAAGCAAACAATTTCACAACAGGTAAAGTTTACCAGAGTGTTTTAAAAAGAGAGCGTAAAGGTGATTATCTTGGTGCAACTATTCAGGTTATTCCACATATTACAGATGAAATTAAAAGACGTGTTTGTATGGGTATTGCTGATGATGTTGATGTGGCTATCGTTGAGATTGGTGGTACAGTAGGAGATATTGAATCACAGCCATTTTTAGAAGCAATTAGACAGTTGAGAATTGAGCTTGGTAGGAATAGAACTTTGTTTGTTCATTTGACGCTCCTACCATATATAAGAGTAGCAGGAGAGTTAAAAACTAAGCCAACACAGCACTCTGTAAAAGAGCTAAGAGGTATTGGTATACAGGCAGATGTCTTGGTTTGTAGATGTGAACAAAAATTTGATGAAAATGAAAAGCGTAAAATAGCTCTTTTTACAAACGTTGATCAAGACTGTATTTTTACAGCAGAAGATGTTGAGACTATTTATGAAGTGCCACTTAAATACAAGCAACAGAAATTTGATTCTAAATTAGTAGAGCTTTTAAATTTAAATACTAATGAAGCTGACCTATCAGAGTGGCAAAGCGTTGTGAATACTATTAGAGATGTTAAAGGTCAAGTAATTATTGCTATGGTTGGTAAATATGTATCTTTAACTGAGGCATATAAGTCTTTAAATGAAGCGCTATATAATGCAGGCTACAAAAAGAGTGTTAAAGTAAAGATTAAGTTTGTTGATTCTGAAAACATTACAGATGAAAATGTTTCCTCATATTTTGAAGGTGTTGATGCGATATTGGTACCAGGTGGGTTTGGTAGTCGAGGAGCAGAGGGTAAAATAACTTCAATCAAATATGCTAGAGAAAAAAATATTCCTTTTTTAGGCATTTGTCTAGGGATGCAGTTGGCAGTTGTTGAGTATGCAAGAAATATGCTTGGATTAAAAGATGCTCACTCAAGTGAACTAGATCATGTTACAACAAATCCAGTTATAGGTTTAATTACTGAGTGGCAAGCTAAAGATGGAACTATTCATCAAAGAACGCATAATTCAGATCTAGGTGGAACAATGCGCTTAGGTAGTTATAAATGTGTTTTAAAAGAAGGGTCTCGTGCCAGAGAGATATACCAATCTGATGAGGTTATCGAAAGACATCGTCATAGATATGAAGTAAATAATAATTATGTTGAAAAGCTTGAGCAGGCTGGATTAATTTTCTCTGGAAGATCGGAAGATAATAATCTAATGGAACTTGTAGAAATACCCAAACACAAATGGTTTATAGCGTGTCAAGCCCATCCAGAATTTACTTCCACACCTAGATATGGTCATAAATTATTTGAGTCATATGTACAAGCAGCTATCGAAAATTCTAATAATTAG